CTGATCTCGCGCCAAAGCAGCCCGGTGATGAGGAAGCCGGAGATCACGAAGAATACGTCGACGCCGATGTAGCCGCCCGTGATGCCCGGCACGCCGGCGTGGTAGAACACGACCGCGAGCACTGCTACGGCGCGCAGGCCTTCGATGTCGGGCCGAAATCCCTTGCGGGAGAGCCGCGGCCCCGCCTGAGGCGGGTTGCCGGTGAGTGGTTGCGGCCGGGTGGTCATCTGCTCGCTAGGTCGCCATCCAGGCCAGCTCGGCCGGCAGTTGCATCCGCCAGTACGCGATGTCGTGGCCGCCCAGCGAAAAGCTGCCCGCCGGCTGAGTTTTCAGCTGGCTGACGAATTGTCTTGTGGCGAAGTAGAAGCGGTCGAAGGTGCCGCAGTCCACGCGCAGCGGAATCGAATTCAGCGCCGGCACACCCAGCACGCTGTTCTGCACCCAGTCGTCGTAGCTGTCGAACGCGCCCGGGGTGCTTCCGGTGAACGAGGTGAACAGCGCGGGGCTGATGGCGCAGATTCCGGCGGTGCGCGCCGGACCGAGCCGGGCGCCCAGGTGCAGCGCGCCGTACCCGCCCATCGACCATCCCATGAAACCCACCCGCGAGGTGTCGAAACCCATCGTGGTCAGCATCGGCAGCAGCTCGTCGAGCACCATCGCGCCGGAGTCGACGCCGGAAGCGCGCTTGTGCCAGTAGGTGTTTCCGCCGTCGACGCCAACCACCGCGAATGGCGGCTTGCCCTCCTTGACCAGCCGGGCCAGTCCGTCGGGGACGCCCATGTCCAGCATCTGGTTGGCGTCACCGTCGACGCCGTGCAGCGCGATCACCGGGCGCAGGGCCGTGGTCTGGCCGGGCGGCATGGCGATCACGTAGTTGGTCTTGATGCCGCCCCGGGCAGCCGAGACGAACGAGCCGGTGAGCTTGTTCGGCAAGGAGGCGCCCGCGGTCGGCGGCTCGAACGGCGCCGGCGCCGCCTGCGGCTTGATCGGATCGAGCAGGGCGCTCAGGGCGAACACGCCAGCGGCCCCCAGGCCGGCGCCGGCTCCCATGCGCAGCACCGCCCGGCGTGTCAGGTCAGGCATGATCGCAATCTTGCCGCCCTGACCGGCCATTGCCGCCCGAGCCACGCCGTATTGGAAGCATTGTGTGATCTCGCGTGACCCGCCGGTCACCGACGGGTGATGTCGCGCGGAATAGGGGATCGAATCTGCGCGGTTTCAACCCTCGTGCGCGCGCCCGGGTTCACCGAGGATGGAACTTTCGTGTCGACTGCGGAGGGGTAGTTAATGAGTCTGGCATTTCACTGGTTTCTGCCGACCTACGGCGATTCGCGGAACCTGGTCGCCGGCGGACACGGCACGCCGATGTCCGGTGACCGGCCCGCGACCCTGCGGTATCTGCACCAGATCTGCGCGGCAGCCGAGGACAACGGCTTCGAGGCGGTGCTGACGCCGACGGGGCTGTGGTGCGAGGACGCCTGGTTGACGACGGCCATGCTGATCGAGCGCACCGAGACGCTGAAGTTCCTGGTGGCATTCCGTCCCGGCCTGCTCAGCCCGACGCTGGCCGCCCAGATGGCCGGCACCTTCCAGCGCCACTCGGAAGGCCGGCTGCTGCTCAACGTGGTCACGGGTGGGGAGCCGCACGAGCAACAGGCCTACGGCGACTTCCTGGACAAGGAGGCGCGCTACGCCCGCACCGCCGAGTTTCTGCACGTCGTGCGGCAACTGTGGACGTCCGGGGAGCCCGTCACCTTCGCCGGCGACCACATTCAGGTGGAGGGCGCGCAGCTGAACAACCCGCCGGACCCGGTGCCCGCGGTGTTCTTCGGCGGGTCGTCGGCCCCCGCCGGCCCGGTCGCGGCCCAGTACTCCGACGTCTACCTCACGTGGGGCGAACCGCGCCCGGCGGTCGCGAAGAAGCTGGACTGGATCAGGGGACTCGCCGCGGACGCCGGTCGGATCCTGCAGTACGGCCTGCGGATCCACGTCATCAGCCGGGACACCGCCGCGGAGGCGTGGGCCGAGGCCGACCGGCTCCTGGCCGCCGTCGATCCGGCCGCCGTCGAGCGGGTGCAGGCCAGCCTCGCCCGCAGCGAGTCCGAGGGCCAGCGCCGCATGCTCGACCTGCACGGCGGCGACAGCAGCCGGCTCCTGGTCGGTCCGAACCTGTGGGCCGGGGTCGGCCTGGTGCGCGGCGGCGCGGGCACCGCGCTGGTCGGGTCGCACGCCGAGGTCGCCGAAAGGCTGATCGAGTACTCACGCCTGGGCATCAGCCACTTCATCCTGTCGGGGTATCCCCATCTGGAGGAGGCGTACTGGTTCGGCGAGGGTGTGCTGCCGCTGCTCGAGCGCGAGGGCCTGTGGAAACACCCCAACCGTCAATCGCACCCGGCGCCGGCGACCCCGTTCGCGGTCGCCTCGGCACACTGACCGGCCACGGACCAGCTATGGCCACCACGTTGCCCGGCGCCGGCGTCGCCGCGCCCGAAGGGCACGGCGATCCCGAGACCCGCCATCGGCTGCGCGTCGTCGTCGCGGCCAGCTTGCTCGGCACCACCGTCGAGTGGTACGACTTCTTCCTGTACGCCACCGCGGCGGGCCTGGTGTTCAACAAGGTCTTCTTCCCCGGTGAGAGCTCGCTGGTCGGAACGCTTCTCGCGTTCGCGACGTTCGCCGTCGGGTTCGTCATGCGGCCGGTCGGCGGGCTGGTGTTCGGGCACATCGGGGACCGGATCGGGCGTAAGCGCAGCCTGGCCCTGACCATGCTGATTATGGGGGTGGCCACGGCCCTGATCGGCGTGCTGCCGACGGCCGCGCAGATCGGTGTCTGGGCGCCGGTGCTGTTGCTGACGCTGCGCATCCTGCAGGGATTCGCGTTGGGCGGCGAGTGGGGCGGCGCGGTGCTGCTCGCCGTCGAACACAGCCCCGCGGGCCGGCGCGGCCGGTTCGGGGCGATCCCGCAGATCGGTTTGGCGCTCGGATTGGCTTTGGGCACAGGCATCTTCGCCTTCCTCCAGATCGCGCTGGGGCAGGCCCGGTTCCTCGCCTACGGCTGGCGCATCGGGTTCCTGCTGAGCCTGGTGCTGGTCGTGATCGGCGTCGTGGTGCGGCTGCGGGTCGAGGAAACCCCGGCCTTCCGCGAACTGGCGGACCTCGAGGCCACCTCCACCGTGCCCATCCGCGAGATCATCCGCGAACCCCGCTCGCGGCGGAACACGGTGCTGGGCTTGCTGTCCAGATGGGCCGAGGGGTCGGCGTTCAACACCTGGGGCGTGTTCGCCATCAGCTACGCCACGGGTGCGCTGGGATTCAACAAGGTGTCCGTGCTGGTCGTGGTGACCATCGCCGCGTCGCTCATGGCGGTGCTGCTGCCGGTGTCGGGCGCCCTGACCGATCGCTTCGGCCCGCGCCGGGTGTACCTGGCGGGGGTGGCGTGCTACGGCGTGTTGGCCTTCCCCGCGTTCGCGTTGTTCGGCACCCGCAACCTGGTGGTGTTCGGGTTGGCGATGGTCGTCGTGTTCGGGATCGTGCACGCGCTGTTCTACGGCGCACAGGGGACGCTGTATTCGGCGTTGTTTCCGACGGCCACCCGCTACACGGGGCTGTCGTTCGTCTACCAGTTCTCGGGCATCTATGCCTCCGGGGTCACGCCGATGATCCTGACCGCGTTGATCGCGGCGGTCGGCGGGGCGCCGTGGCTGGCGTGCGCGTATCTGGTCGCGACGGCCGTCATCAGCGTGGTCGCCACGGCGCTGATCCGCGAGCGGGACCTGCACCTGTAGGGGTGCACGCGGGGCTACCGTGTGCTCACGCGGCGCCGAAACCGCCGCAAGCTGCTAGCGTCCGCGCATGCGGCGCATGCGACGGCGGGTGAACTACCGGCCCGGCCCGACCGGCTCCGGGGCGGGGGAGCGTGGCAAATCGCAACTGCGGCAAGGGTTGTCGCAGCGCCAGCTCAGCATGATCGCGATCGGCGGCGTGATCGGCGCCGGGCTGTTCGTCGGGTCCGGCGTGGTGATCAAGGACACCGGCCCGGCGGCGTTCCTGACGTACGCGCTGTGCGGCCTGCTGATAGTCCTGGTGATGCGGATGCTCGGGGAAATGGCCGCCGCCAACCCGTCGACCGGGTCTTTCGCCGACTATGCGGCCCAGGCCCTGGGCGGCTGGGCCGGTTTCTCCGTCGCCTGGCTGTACTGGTACTTCTGGGTGATCGTGATCGGCTTCGAGGCGATCGCGGGCGGCAAGGTCCTCAACTACTGGTTCCACGCGCCGCTGTGGCTGCTGTCGCTGTGCCTGATGGTGCTCATGACCGCCACCAACCTGTTCTCCGTGACATCGTTCGGCGAATTCGAATTC
This genomic window from Mycobacterium saskatchewanense contains:
- a CDS encoding LLM class flavin-dependent oxidoreductase, producing the protein MSLAFHWFLPTYGDSRNLVAGGHGTPMSGDRPATLRYLHQICAAAEDNGFEAVLTPTGLWCEDAWLTTAMLIERTETLKFLVAFRPGLLSPTLAAQMAGTFQRHSEGRLLLNVVTGGEPHEQQAYGDFLDKEARYARTAEFLHVVRQLWTSGEPVTFAGDHIQVEGAQLNNPPDPVPAVFFGGSSAPAGPVAAQYSDVYLTWGEPRPAVAKKLDWIRGLAADAGRILQYGLRIHVISRDTAAEAWAEADRLLAAVDPAAVERVQASLARSESEGQRRMLDLHGGDSSRLLVGPNLWAGVGLVRGGAGTALVGSHAEVAERLIEYSRLGISHFILSGYPHLEEAYWFGEGVLPLLEREGLWKHPNRQSHPAPATPFAVASAH
- a CDS encoding MFS transporter, whose translation is MATTLPGAGVAAPEGHGDPETRHRLRVVVAASLLGTTVEWYDFFLYATAAGLVFNKVFFPGESSLVGTLLAFATFAVGFVMRPVGGLVFGHIGDRIGRKRSLALTMLIMGVATALIGVLPTAAQIGVWAPVLLLTLRILQGFALGGEWGGAVLLAVEHSPAGRRGRFGAIPQIGLALGLALGTGIFAFLQIALGQARFLAYGWRIGFLLSLVLVVIGVVVRLRVEETPAFRELADLEATSTVPIREIIREPRSRRNTVLGLLSRWAEGSAFNTWGVFAISYATGALGFNKVSVLVVVTIAASLMAVLLPVSGALTDRFGPRRVYLAGVACYGVLAFPAFALFGTRNLVVFGLAMVVVFGIVHALFYGAQGTLYSALFPTATRYTGLSFVYQFSGIYASGVTPMILTALIAAVGGAPWLACAYLVATAVISVVATALIRERDLHL
- a CDS encoding alpha/beta hydrolase; translation: MAIMPDLTRRAVLRMGAGAGLGAAGVFALSALLDPIKPQAAPAPFEPPTAGASLPNKLTGSFVSAARGGIKTNYVIAMPPGQTTALRPVIALHGVDGDANQMLDMGVPDGLARLVKEGKPPFAVVGVDGGNTYWHKRASGVDSGAMVLDELLPMLTTMGFDTSRVGFMGWSMGGYGALHLGARLGPARTAGICAISPALFTSFTGSTPGAFDSYDDWVQNSVLGVPALNSIPLRVDCGTFDRFYFATRQFVSQLKTQPAGSFSLGGHDIAYWRMQLPAELAWMAT